Proteins from one Candidatus Sulfotelmatobacter sp. genomic window:
- the uvrB gene encoding excinuclease ABC subunit UvrB produces the protein MPRFELVTQYPLAGDQPKATEQIAEGFLRGERAQTLLGVTGSGKTLAMARIVEMVQKPTLVLCHNKTLAAQLCAEFREFLPHNAVEYFVSYFDYYQPEAYIAHTDTYIAKDSSINDEIERLRHSATQSLLTRRDTLIVASVSCIYGLGSPSDYLEMSADIKVGDVIDRDEFLRKLIGMQYRRNDLNLVRGTFRVRGDTLEFVAVDEELVHRIEFFGDEIEAINVVNQLTGEYVASKDELKIFPAKHYITPEEKLQRAIIEIEEELNTRLALFRSEGKLLEAQRLEQRTRYDLDMLREVGYCNGVENYSAPLAGRQPGSTPWCLLDFFPQDWLLLIDESHVTLPQVHAMYGGDRSRKLSLVEHGFRLPSALDNRPLTYDEFENHLNQVLYVSATPSTYELNRSSQVAEMIIRPTGLVDPEVEVRPTRHQVDDLMEEIRRRAERDERVLVTTLTKKMAEDLTEYLIENGIRVRYLHSEVETLERIAILRDLRKGLFDVLVGINLLREGLDLPEVSLVGILDADKEGYLRSGTSLIQTIGRAARNVEGKVIMYADVVTESMAKALGETRRRREMQLAFNAEHGIEPKTVRKEVRDILELVGGTEGGGDAAAAVRAEKLPREVAEAMAKEIERKMREASANLEFEKAAALRDELIALRRQIGGNESVLFQGKAPKVFQHALKELIGT, from the coding sequence ATGCCTCGCTTCGAGCTCGTGACGCAGTACCCGTTGGCCGGCGACCAGCCCAAGGCGACCGAACAGATCGCCGAGGGCTTTTTGCGCGGCGAGCGTGCGCAGACGCTGCTCGGGGTGACCGGCTCGGGCAAGACCCTGGCCATGGCGCGGATCGTCGAGATGGTCCAGAAGCCGACCCTGGTCCTGTGCCACAACAAGACGCTGGCGGCCCAGCTGTGCGCCGAGTTCCGCGAGTTCTTACCGCACAACGCGGTCGAGTACTTCGTCTCGTACTTCGACTACTACCAGCCCGAAGCGTACATCGCGCACACCGACACCTACATCGCCAAGGACAGCTCGATCAACGACGAGATCGAACGGCTGCGGCACTCGGCGACGCAGTCGCTGCTGACGCGGCGCGACACGCTGATCGTCGCCTCGGTCTCGTGCATCTACGGGTTGGGCTCGCCGTCGGACTACCTGGAGATGTCGGCCGACATCAAAGTCGGCGACGTGATCGACCGCGACGAGTTTCTGCGCAAGCTGATCGGGATGCAGTACCGCCGCAACGACCTCAACCTGGTGCGCGGAACCTTCCGCGTGCGCGGCGACACGCTGGAGTTCGTCGCCGTCGACGAGGAGCTGGTCCACCGCATCGAGTTCTTCGGCGACGAGATCGAGGCGATCAACGTCGTCAACCAGCTGACCGGCGAGTACGTCGCCTCGAAGGACGAGCTGAAGATCTTCCCGGCGAAGCACTACATCACGCCGGAAGAGAAGCTGCAGCGCGCGATCATCGAGATCGAGGAGGAGCTGAACACGCGGCTGGCGCTGTTCCGCTCCGAAGGGAAGCTGCTCGAAGCGCAGCGGCTCGAGCAGCGCACGCGCTACGACCTGGACATGCTGCGCGAGGTCGGCTATTGCAACGGGGTCGAGAACTACTCGGCGCCGCTGGCGGGCCGCCAGCCCGGCTCGACGCCGTGGTGTCTGCTCGACTTCTTCCCGCAGGATTGGCTGCTGCTGATCGACGAGTCGCACGTCACGCTGCCGCAGGTGCACGCGATGTACGGCGGCGATCGCTCGCGCAAGCTCTCGCTGGTCGAGCACGGTTTCCGGCTCCCCTCGGCGCTCGACAACCGGCCGCTGACGTACGACGAGTTCGAGAACCACCTCAACCAGGTGCTCTACGTCTCCGCGACGCCCTCGACGTACGAGCTGAACCGATCAAGTCAGGTCGCCGAGATGATCATCCGGCCGACCGGCCTGGTCGATCCCGAGGTCGAGGTGCGCCCGACCCGCCACCAGGTCGACGACCTGATGGAAGAGATCCGGCGCCGGGCGGAGCGCGACGAGCGCGTCCTGGTCACCACGCTGACCAAGAAGATGGCCGAGGACCTGACCGAGTACCTGATCGAGAACGGAATCCGCGTGCGCTACCTGCACAGCGAGGTCGAGACGCTCGAACGCATCGCGATCCTGCGCGACCTGCGCAAGGGCTTGTTCGACGTGCTGGTCGGGATCAATCTGCTGCGCGAAGGCCTGGATCTGCCCGAGGTCTCGCTGGTCGGCATCCTCGACGCCGACAAGGAAGGCTATCTGCGCTCGGGGACCTCGCTGATCCAGACCATCGGCCGCGCCGCGCGCAACGTCGAGGGCAAGGTCATCATGTACGCCGACGTCGTCACCGAGTCGATGGCCAAGGCGCTCGGCGAGACGCGCCGGCGGCGCGAGATGCAGCTGGCCTTCAACGCCGAGCACGGGATCGAGCCGAAGACGGTGCGCAAGGAAGTGCGCGACATCCTCGAGCTGGTCGGCGGCACCGAAGGCGGCGGCGACGCGGCCGCGGCGGTGCGTGCCGAGAAGCTGCCGCGCGAAGTCGCCGAGGCGATGGCGAAGGAGATCGAGCGCAAGATGCGCGAGGCCTCGGCGAACCTCGAGTTCGAGAAGGCCGCCGCGCTGCGCGACGAGCTGATCGCCCTGCGCCGCCAAATCGGCGGCAACGAGAGCGTGCTGTTCCAGGGCAAAGCGCCGAAGGTCTTCCAGCACGCGCTCAAAGAGCTGATCGGGACGTAA
- a CDS encoding transglutaminase family protein, protein MEADAGGVREPGAIDWSRVRAATYRIEQRFRYEYPGPIRDLRQRLVLAPPRAHGAQRRLGHRLSVSVAGRRHAQTDGFGNVVAQIELPRVERAVDFTFQALVRREADGAPHTVDAALLLDPRLTAPRRLTRPDEALLDAAADLRAIHPNPADLADAISRFVHRRIVYTKGVSDVFTTAATAFAMGRGVCQDYAHVMLALARACGLPARYVSGHLLGEGATHAWVEVLVRRRDGSVVVLAFDPTHDTPATVRHVVVAVGRDYEDVAPVSGTFDAPYPGVLRARHRVDVIGLIEAA, encoded by the coding sequence ATGGAAGCTGACGCGGGCGGCGTCCGCGAGCCCGGCGCGATCGACTGGTCGCGCGTGCGCGCGGCCACCTACCGGATCGAGCAGCGCTTCCGGTACGAGTACCCGGGGCCGATCCGCGACCTGCGCCAGCGGCTGGTGCTGGCGCCGCCCCGCGCGCACGGCGCGCAGCGCCGGCTCGGGCATCGCCTGAGCGTGAGCGTCGCCGGCCGCCGGCACGCCCAGACCGACGGCTTCGGCAACGTGGTCGCGCAGATCGAGCTGCCGCGGGTCGAGCGCGCCGTCGACTTCACCTTCCAGGCGCTGGTGCGCCGCGAGGCGGACGGGGCGCCGCACACCGTCGACGCGGCGCTGCTGCTCGACCCGCGGCTGACGGCACCGCGGCGGCTGACCCGGCCCGACGAGGCGCTGCTCGACGCCGCCGCCGACCTGCGGGCCATTCACCCGAACCCGGCCGACCTGGCCGACGCGATCAGCCGTTTCGTCCACCGCCGCATCGTCTATACGAAGGGCGTCAGCGACGTCTTCACCACCGCGGCGACGGCGTTCGCGATGGGGCGTGGCGTCTGCCAGGACTACGCCCACGTGATGCTGGCCCTGGCCCGCGCTTGCGGGCTGCCGGCCCGCTACGTCTCGGGGCACCTGCTGGGCGAAGGCGCCACCCACGCCTGGGTCGAGGTGCTGGTCCGTCGCCGCGACGGCAGCGTGGTCGTCTTGGCCTTCGACCCGACCCACGACACCCCGGCGACCGTCCGCCACGTGGTGGTCGCGGTGGGCCGCGACTACGAGGACGTGGCCCCCGTCTCGGGCACCTTCGACGCCCCGTATCCCGGCGTGCTCCGCGCCCGCCACCGCGTCGACGTCATCGGCCTGATCGAGGCCGCCTGA
- a CDS encoding transglutaminase family protein, whose protein sequence is MVSEVGEGTLRIAVGCEFVCATQAPVPAVCLVRPTRHDGLRVLGERWTVEPAAAASDYVDLYGNVCRRLTLAPGTTTIRYDATVETPAAADPLRPDAVEHPVDELPDDVLTYTLPSRYCLSDVLANRACELFGAVEPGWGRVQAISDFVHGHLRFAYGSSTATTTALDVYEARTGVCRDFAHLFISFCRALNIPARYVFGYLPDIDVPPPDLPMDFCAWAEVYLGGAWATFDPRNNERRKGRVVIARGRDALDVAMLTTFGQTELVSMTVRADEESNGS, encoded by the coding sequence ATGGTCTCGGAGGTCGGTGAGGGGACGCTGCGGATTGCCGTCGGCTGCGAGTTCGTCTGCGCGACGCAGGCGCCGGTGCCGGCCGTGTGCCTCGTGCGCCCGACGCGGCACGACGGTCTGCGCGTGCTCGGCGAGCGCTGGACGGTCGAGCCCGCCGCCGCCGCCTCCGACTACGTCGACCTCTACGGCAACGTCTGCCGCCGGCTGACCCTCGCGCCGGGAACGACGACGATCCGCTACGACGCGACCGTCGAGACGCCGGCCGCGGCGGACCCGCTGCGCCCGGACGCGGTCGAGCACCCGGTCGACGAGCTCCCCGACGACGTGCTCACCTACACGCTGCCCAGCCGCTATTGCCTCTCCGACGTGTTGGCGAACCGCGCGTGCGAGCTGTTCGGCGCGGTCGAACCCGGCTGGGGCCGCGTCCAGGCGATCTCCGACTTCGTGCACGGCCACCTGCGCTTCGCGTACGGCAGCAGCACCGCGACCACGACGGCGCTCGACGTGTACGAAGCGCGCACCGGGGTCTGCCGCGACTTCGCGCACCTGTTCATCAGCTTCTGCCGCGCGCTCAACATCCCGGCCCGCTACGTCTTCGGCTACCTGCCCGACATCGACGTGCCGCCGCCCGACCTGCCGATGGACTTCTGCGCGTGGGCGGAAGTCTATCTGGGCGGCGCGTGGGCGACGTTCGACCCGCGCAACAACGAGCGCCGCAAGGGCCGCGTCGTCATCGCGCGCGGCCGCGACGCGCTGGACGTCGCGATGCTGACGACCTTCGGTCAGACCGAGCTGGTCTCGATGACCGTTCGTGCCGATGAGGAATCCAATGGAAGCTGA
- a CDS encoding ribose-phosphate pyrophosphokinase has product MIQPPLVFSGSSNRKLAEEIARRMQTRVGNALVDRFKNDECRIEIRENVRGAEVFVVQSTCRSPQGYTVNDSLMELLLIVDALKRASANRVTTVVPYYGYAKQDKKTKGREPISAKLVANMLQTAGADRIVTLDLHAAQIQGFFDIPVDNLMAAPTLCNYLKAEKLEGDRVVVVSPDAGGVPRAETFAKRLKSSLAVIIKRRPEPDVSEVTHIVGDVQGKIAVVVDDMISTGGTLVKAAEALRKRGATDVYTLATHGIFAGDAIAQFEASEINKVIVTDTIPRTIESAKVEHLSIAQILADAIKRITSNRSVSELFNNEEALDGTTATAPAGVESELPSVAAAV; this is encoded by the coding sequence GTGATCCAGCCGCCCTTGGTCTTCAGCGGATCGTCCAATCGCAAGCTGGCCGAAGAGATCGCTCGCCGCATGCAGACCCGCGTCGGCAACGCACTGGTCGATCGCTTCAAGAACGACGAATGTCGCATCGAGATCCGCGAGAACGTGCGCGGCGCCGAGGTGTTCGTCGTGCAGTCCACCTGCCGGTCGCCCCAGGGCTACACCGTCAACGACTCGCTGATGGAGCTGCTGCTGATCGTCGACGCCCTCAAGCGCGCCTCGGCGAACCGGGTCACGACCGTCGTGCCGTACTACGGCTACGCCAAGCAGGACAAGAAAACCAAAGGCCGCGAGCCGATCTCCGCCAAGCTGGTCGCCAACATGCTGCAGACCGCGGGCGCCGACCGGATCGTCACGCTCGACCTGCACGCGGCCCAGATCCAGGGCTTCTTCGACATCCCGGTCGACAACCTGATGGCCGCGCCGACCCTGTGCAACTACCTCAAGGCCGAGAAGCTCGAAGGCGACCGAGTCGTCGTCGTCTCGCCCGACGCCGGCGGCGTGCCGCGCGCCGAGACGTTCGCCAAGCGCCTGAAATCGTCGCTGGCCGTCATCATCAAGCGCCGCCCCGAGCCCGACGTCTCCGAGGTCACCCACATCGTCGGCGACGTTCAGGGGAAGATCGCCGTTGTGGTGGACGACATGATCTCGACCGGCGGCACGCTGGTCAAGGCCGCGGAGGCGCTGCGCAAGCGCGGCGCGACCGACGTCTACACGCTCGCGACGCACGGCATCTTCGCCGGCGACGCGATCGCGCAGTTCGAGGCCTCCGAGATCAACAAGGTCATCGTCACCGACACCATCCCACGCACCATCGAGTCGGCCAAGGTCGAGCATCTCTCGATCGCCCAGATCCTGGCCGACGCGATCAAGCGCATCACTTCGAACCGTTCCGTCTCGGAGCTGTTCAACAACGAGGAAGCACTCGACGGCACCACGGCGACCGCGCCGGCCGGCGTCGAAAGCGAGCTTCCCTCCGTCGCAGCGGCCGTCTGA
- a CDS encoding 50S ribosomal protein L25: protein MSKQHTLNTLTLEPRSEAGTTTAHALRRAGKVPGVVYGHGQATPITITAKDLSELLLSGNRAHVVTAKIGKTTESVLLRRIETDPITRKALSVDFQRVTKDEAIYATVPIVTVGTSTGVKDHGGVLDVSLRALEVKGPASSIPDKLEIDVTELDVHQHLTAGQIALPKGFTLVTPADTLVVGVEITRAEAAEAPEAPAAAAAPGAEAPAAPAQG, encoded by the coding sequence ATGTCCAAGCAGCACACCCTCAACACCCTCACGCTCGAGCCACGCAGCGAGGCGGGGACCACCACGGCGCACGCGCTGCGGCGCGCCGGCAAGGTTCCCGGTGTCGTCTACGGGCACGGCCAGGCGACGCCGATCACGATCACGGCGAAGGACTTGAGCGAGCTGCTGCTATCGGGCAACCGCGCGCACGTCGTCACCGCCAAGATCGGCAAGACGACGGAGTCGGTGCTGCTGCGGCGCATCGAGACCGATCCGATCACCCGCAAGGCGCTCAGCGTCGACTTCCAGCGCGTGACCAAGGACGAAGCGATCTACGCCACCGTCCCGATCGTCACCGTCGGCACCTCGACCGGCGTGAAGGATCACGGCGGCGTGCTCGACGTCAGCCTGCGCGCGCTCGAGGTCAAGGGACCCGCCTCATCGATCCCCGACAAGCTCGAGATCGACGTCACCGAGCTCGACGTGCACCAGCACCTGACCGCCGGCCAGATCGCGTTGCCGAAGGGCTTCACGCTGGTGACGCCGGCGGACACCCTGGTCGTCGGCGTCGAGATCACGCGCGCCGAGGCCGCCGAAGCACCCGAAGCACCGGCTGCCGCGGCGGCGCCGGGCGCGGAGGCGCCGGCCGCACCCGCGCAAGGCTGA
- the pth gene encoding aminoacyl-tRNA hydrolase: MDELSLLVGLGNPGAKYARTRHNLGFIVVDALAERWGIGARDWQKKGQALYALDRGRRAILVKPQSYMNLSGPPTQGIATFYKVPPPRILAIVDELDLPWGTLRMRAEGSSGGHNGLKSLIEVFGTGFPRLRIGIGRAHEGDAIERVLGEFTPQEAAELPALVDRCVTGAELWLREGVAAAMNVVNVRV, translated from the coding sequence ATCGACGAGCTCTCCCTTCTCGTCGGGCTCGGCAATCCGGGCGCGAAGTACGCGCGCACGCGCCACAACCTGGGTTTCATCGTCGTCGACGCCCTGGCCGAGCGTTGGGGCATCGGCGCGCGCGACTGGCAGAAGAAAGGCCAGGCGCTCTACGCGCTCGACCGCGGCCGGCGCGCGATCCTGGTCAAGCCGCAGTCGTACATGAACCTGAGCGGTCCGCCGACGCAGGGGATCGCGACGTTCTACAAAGTGCCGCCGCCGCGGATCCTGGCCATCGTCGACGAGCTCGACTTGCCGTGGGGGACGCTGCGGATGCGCGCCGAGGGCTCGAGCGGCGGCCACAACGGGCTCAAGTCGCTGATCGAGGTCTTCGGCACCGGTTTTCCGCGGTTGCGGATCGGGATCGGCCGCGCGCACGAGGGCGACGCGATCGAGCGGGTGCTGGGCGAGTTCACGCCGCAAGAGGCGGCCGAGCTGCCGGCCCTGGTCGACCGCTGCGTGACCGGCGCCGAGCTGTGGCTGCGCGAGGGCGTGGCGGCGGCGATGAACGTCGTCAACGTGAGAGTCTGA
- a CDS encoding CAP domain-containing protein, whose protein sequence is MRRLAAFLTLAVTVLPLAARAQEAWPDPGSTAPAAARQLAADVNAARVAHGLPPLALDARLSRFGLALAEAMERRHYFGHTDPDGVTFADRVRAAGLLDHFAAENIALDVDEQRANTALLHSPGHYRNIMDPRARTLGVAAVYGEGGELLFVEEFGG, encoded by the coding sequence ATGCGCCGTCTCGCCGCGTTTCTCACCCTCGCCGTGACCGTGCTGCCGCTCGCCGCACGAGCGCAGGAGGCCTGGCCCGACCCGGGCAGTACCGCGCCCGCCGCCGCCCGCCAGCTGGCCGCCGACGTCAACGCGGCGCGAGTCGCACACGGCTTGCCGCCGCTCGCCCTCGACGCGCGGCTGTCGCGCTTCGGCTTGGCGCTGGCGGAGGCGATGGAGCGCCGGCACTACTTCGGCCACACCGACCCCGACGGCGTGACCTTCGCCGATCGCGTCCGCGCGGCCGGACTGCTCGATCACTTCGCCGCCGAGAACATCGCGCTGGACGTCGACGAGCAGCGCGCCAACACCGCGCTGCTGCACAGCCCCGGCCACTACCGCAACATCATGGACCCGCGCGCCCGCACGCTGGGCGTCGCCGCCGTCTACGGCGAGGGCGGGGAGCTGCTGTTCGTGGAGGAATTCGGCGGCTGA
- a CDS encoding M48 family metalloprotease yields MQRLFCALVLALACVAAAPVAAQARTRLDARVDALTPRMLLTRTAPGLVDPDRQRRARSIADLRHLAAAGWGLAQVLAFWWYWRSGTAARVRDMVRRRTRNRVVHRAVFGASLGFISALAALPFAFSSYRISFAVGVTHQLASQWLLGYLGRFVVDAFFGALIVVVVLGLVGRTHLWYLIVTGLLLVGAVGGAMVAPLLPFGAPHKTTPHALSAQAAREAARLGVPGTPVIMVATARRSGSMRIAATGIGPTGEVSVADAALDHLTPPEVAAALDHADADIQRGDNLRQTLAAAILFIVSCALAVLLSDRVGFRRDDDVLSRLALVATLLGVVMIVIYPIYTAYHRSLQTAADERALAAGADRVATARLFVREADDALEPLCGRRTVRWYFEDTAPLGARIARAAGTADPCPGTSI; encoded by the coding sequence ATGCAGCGCCTCTTCTGCGCGCTGGTGCTGGCGTTGGCGTGCGTGGCGGCCGCACCGGTCGCGGCGCAAGCGCGCACGCGGCTCGACGCGCGCGTCGACGCGCTGACGCCACGCATGCTGCTGACCCGCACCGCGCCCGGTCTGGTCGATCCCGACCGGCAGCGGCGCGCGCGCTCGATCGCCGACCTGCGTCACCTCGCCGCGGCCGGGTGGGGCCTGGCGCAGGTGCTGGCGTTCTGGTGGTACTGGCGCTCGGGGACGGCGGCGCGCGTGCGCGACATGGTGCGCCGGCGCACCCGGAATCGCGTCGTCCATCGCGCCGTTTTCGGCGCCAGCCTGGGCTTCATCAGCGCGCTGGCCGCGCTGCCGTTCGCCTTCTCGAGCTACCGGATCAGCTTCGCCGTCGGGGTGACGCACCAGCTCGCCTCGCAGTGGCTGCTCGGGTACCTGGGCCGCTTCGTCGTCGACGCGTTCTTCGGCGCGTTGATCGTCGTGGTCGTGCTGGGCCTGGTCGGGCGCACGCACCTGTGGTACCTGATCGTCACCGGGCTGTTGCTGGTCGGCGCGGTCGGCGGCGCGATGGTGGCGCCGCTCCTGCCGTTCGGCGCGCCGCACAAGACGACGCCGCACGCGCTCAGCGCGCAGGCCGCGCGCGAAGCGGCGCGACTGGGGGTGCCGGGGACGCCGGTCATCATGGTCGCGACCGCGCGGCGATCGGGCTCGATGCGCATCGCCGCGACCGGCATCGGCCCCACCGGCGAGGTCAGCGTCGCCGACGCCGCGCTCGATCACCTCACGCCGCCCGAAGTCGCGGCCGCGCTCGACCACGCCGACGCCGACATCCAACGCGGCGACAACCTGCGCCAGACGCTGGCTGCGGCGATCCTGTTCATCGTCAGCTGCGCGCTGGCCGTGCTGCTCAGCGACCGGGTCGGCTTCCGCCGCGACGACGACGTGCTCTCACGCCTCGCGCTGGTGGCGACGCTGCTGGGCGTGGTGATGATCGTGATCTATCCGATCTACACCGCCTATCACCGCAGCTTGCAAACGGCGGCCGACGAACGCGCGCTGGCCGCCGGTGCCGATCGCGTCGCGACGGCGCGCCTGTTCGTGCGCGAAGCCGACGACGCCCTCGAGCCGCTGTGCGGGCGGCGCACCGTGCGCTGGTACTTCGAGGACACCGCGCCGCTGGGCGCTCGCATCGCGCGCGCCGCCGGCACCGCCGACCCGTGCCCGGGAACGTCGATCTAG
- a CDS encoding FAD-dependent thymidylate synthase: protein MAFSARVLLDSISPAGIRLTTMEVRYPRFIHSELMTHRVFSRNAASSRAIPIRKMIEAVREDPAMPLWWGRNQAGMQAREAIDGATQALAEAEWRKALADALTHAERLASADINLHKQLVNRILEPYAWITVIITATEWANFFTQRTHEDAQPELRHVAQMMLDAYRGSTPRPLGVGDWHTPLILEDEEAILPLDERLKISVARSARVSYLSHEGTRDHVKDLDLYEKLIGGGANGHWSPFEHVATPLRDGDAWSGNFRGWSQYRKRFPQEHATEFPDEHVVHT, encoded by the coding sequence ATGGCCTTCTCCGCGCGCGTTCTGCTGGACAGCATCTCGCCGGCCGGCATCCGGCTCACCACGATGGAGGTTCGCTACCCGCGCTTCATCCACAGCGAGCTGATGACGCACCGCGTCTTCTCGCGCAACGCGGCCTCCTCGCGCGCGATCCCCATCCGCAAGATGATCGAGGCCGTCCGCGAGGACCCGGCCATGCCGCTGTGGTGGGGGCGCAACCAGGCCGGGATGCAGGCCCGCGAAGCGATCGACGGGGCAACCCAAGCGTTGGCGGAGGCCGAGTGGCGCAAGGCGTTGGCGGACGCGCTCACCCACGCCGAGCGGCTGGCGTCGGCCGACATCAACCTGCACAAGCAGCTGGTCAACCGGATCCTCGAACCGTACGCCTGGATCACGGTCATCATCACCGCGACCGAGTGGGCCAACTTCTTCACCCAGCGCACGCACGAGGACGCGCAGCCCGAGCTGCGCCACGTCGCGCAGATGATGCTCGACGCGTATCGCGGCTCGACGCCCCGGCCGCTGGGCGTGGGTGACTGGCACACGCCGCTGATCCTCGAGGACGAAGAAGCGATCTTGCCGCTCGACGAGCGCCTCAAGATCAGCGTCGCGCGCAGCGCGCGCGTCTCGTACCTCTCGCACGAGGGGACGCGCGATCACGTCAAGGATCTCGACCTGTACGAAAAGCTGATCGGCGGCGGCGCGAACGGACACTGGTCGCCGTTCGAGCACGTCGCGACGCCGCTGCGCGACGGCGACGCGTGGTCGGGAAACTTCCGCGGCTGGTCGCAGTACCGCAAGCGGTTCCCGCAAGAGCACGCGACGGAGTTCCCCGACGAGCACGTGGTCCACACCTAG
- a CDS encoding FAD binding domain-containing protein, with protein sequence MIRPTTVAAALDALARYGPDARIVAGGTDVLVELQRGVKPTATLIDVSGLRELDYVRAEGETIVLGGLTTHNGVLASPLTRAAALPLAQACIEVGAPQIRSRATIAGNLATASPANDTIAPLLALDATLVLESRERTRTVALEDFYAGFRRTVLQADELIREIRFRALSRERRGVFLKLGLRRAQAISVIDIAMVLTFAADGSVADARLTLGCLAPTVVRARTAEAYLVGRGLDAATIAQTGRLACEDASPIADIRGSADYRLTALAALVAQGLERLADGREADGFPAVPVLLETARSARTALPFDGAIAVSINGTPAVLHDAQRKTLLNALRENAGLTGAKEGCAEGECGACTVWLDGAAVMSCLVPAAQAHGATVTTIEGLAQGDELHPLQRAYVDCGAVQCGFCIPGMLMAGAKLLDERPLATLEDQQAAISGNICRCTGYRKILDAMERAASSLAAEEPVPEVVTA encoded by the coding sequence GTGATACGACCGACGACGGTCGCGGCGGCCTTGGATGCGCTGGCCCGCTACGGGCCGGACGCCCGCATCGTCGCGGGCGGGACCGACGTCCTGGTCGAGCTGCAGCGCGGGGTCAAGCCGACCGCGACGTTGATCGACGTCTCCGGCCTGCGCGAGCTCGACTACGTGCGGGCCGAGGGCGAGACGATCGTGCTGGGCGGCCTGACGACCCACAACGGCGTGCTGGCCTCGCCGCTCACGCGCGCCGCGGCCCTCCCGCTGGCGCAAGCGTGCATCGAAGTCGGCGCGCCGCAGATTCGCAGCCGGGCGACGATCGCCGGCAACCTCGCCACCGCCTCCCCCGCCAACGATACGATCGCACCGCTGCTGGCGCTCGACGCCACGCTGGTGCTGGAGTCGCGCGAGCGCACGCGCACCGTCGCGCTCGAGGACTTCTACGCCGGCTTCCGCCGCACGGTGCTGCAGGCCGACGAGCTGATCCGCGAGATCCGCTTCCGTGCGCTCTCGCGCGAACGGCGGGGCGTGTTCCTCAAGCTCGGCCTGCGCCGGGCGCAAGCGATCTCGGTGATCGACATCGCGATGGTGCTGACGTTCGCCGCCGACGGCAGCGTCGCGGATGCGCGCTTGACGCTGGGCTGCCTGGCGCCGACCGTCGTGCGCGCGCGCACGGCCGAAGCGTACCTGGTCGGCCGCGGTCTCGATGCGGCGACGATCGCGCAGACCGGGCGCCTGGCCTGCGAGGACGCCAGTCCGATCGCCGACATCCGCGGCTCGGCCGACTACCGGCTGACCGCGCTGGCGGCGCTCGTCGCGCAAGGGCTCGAGCGGCTCGCCGACGGCCGCGAAGCCGACGGTTTCCCGGCCGTGCCGGTGCTGCTCGAGACCGCGCGCTCGGCGCGCACCGCCCTGCCGTTCGACGGCGCGATCGCCGTCAGCATCAACGGCACGCCGGCGGTGCTCCACGACGCGCAGCGCAAGACGCTGCTGAACGCGCTGCGCGAGAACGCCGGTCTGACCGGCGCGAAGGAAGGCTGCGCGGAGGGCGAGTGCGGTGCGTGCACCGTGTGGCTCGACGGCGCGGCCGTGATGTCGTGCCTGGTCCCCGCCGCGCAAGCGCACGGCGCGACCGTCACGACCATCGAAGGGCTGGCGCAGGGCGACGAGCTGCACCCGCTGCAACGGGCGTACGTCGACTGCGGCGCGGTGCAGTGCGGCTTCTGCATCCCGGGCATGCTGATGGCCGGCGCCAAGCTGCTCGACGAACGTCCCCTCGCGACGCTCGAGGACCAGCAGGCCGCCATCAGCGGCAACATCTGCCGCTGCACCGGCTACCGCAAGATTCTCGACGCCATGGAACGCGCCGCGTCGTCGCTGGCCGCCGAAGAGCCGGTGCCCGAGGTCGTCACCGCGTGA